In one Sphingomonas sp. AP4-R1 genomic region, the following are encoded:
- a CDS encoding amidohydrolase family protein, which translates to MMIRISSLLLLAAATSPVAAQPIALSHVRIIDGTGAAPIEDGTVLINQGRIVAAGRQISTKGARILDRSGDTILPGLISDHSHVGQIRGKTAGAANYTRETITRELSQYRRYGITTVVALGNNGPLFDPLRKEAHQGKLPADLFGVDQGIGVANGAPPQTMVKVGPDQLYRLATPDEARADVRKMAAAGTDLVKIWVDDFGGSVPVKMSPDIYRTVIDESHKLGLRVAAHIHDLSDAEGVVAAGADIIAHGVRDTPVPPEFVATLKQKGVWYIATLALDDATVAWAEQQPWTKTPFTRAALSPELAAQIDDAAWREKTLATPQMAPARASLTMNEANLKTLVDAGVKVGFGTDSGATPVRVAGLAEHRELMLSVQAGLTPMRAITMATRDAAALMNLSDRGTIAPGKRADLLIVQGDPSRDIGAMDRIVETWANGSAVPGSLPLAPAR; encoded by the coding sequence ATGATGATCCGAATCTCGAGCCTGTTGCTGCTGGCGGCCGCAACCAGCCCTGTAGCTGCGCAGCCGATCGCACTGAGCCATGTCCGCATTATCGACGGAACGGGCGCTGCCCCGATCGAGGACGGCACGGTGCTGATCAATCAGGGAAGGATCGTCGCTGCCGGGCGACAGATCTCGACCAAAGGCGCCCGCATCCTCGACCGCAGCGGAGACACGATCCTGCCAGGCCTCATCTCTGATCACAGCCATGTCGGCCAGATCAGGGGCAAGACGGCCGGCGCCGCCAACTACACGCGCGAGACGATCACGCGGGAACTGAGCCAGTATCGGCGCTACGGCATCACCACGGTCGTGGCACTCGGCAACAACGGCCCGTTGTTCGATCCGCTCCGGAAGGAGGCGCATCAGGGCAAGCTGCCCGCAGACTTGTTCGGCGTGGACCAGGGGATCGGTGTCGCCAACGGCGCGCCGCCGCAGACGATGGTGAAGGTCGGCCCCGACCAGCTTTATCGTCTGGCCACGCCCGACGAGGCACGCGCCGACGTTCGCAAGATGGCGGCTGCCGGCACCGATCTGGTGAAGATCTGGGTGGACGATTTCGGCGGTTCGGTGCCCGTCAAGATGAGCCCCGATATCTATCGCACCGTGATCGACGAGAGCCACAAGCTCGGCCTGCGGGTCGCCGCGCACATCCACGATCTGTCCGATGCGGAGGGCGTGGTCGCCGCCGGCGCCGACATCATCGCGCATGGCGTGCGCGACACGCCGGTGCCGCCCGAATTCGTCGCGACGCTGAAGCAAAAGGGCGTTTGGTATATCGCTACGCTGGCTTTAGACGATGCGACGGTCGCCTGGGCCGAGCAGCAGCCCTGGACGAAAACGCCCTTCACCCGCGCCGCCCTCTCGCCCGAACTGGCCGCCCAGATCGACGATGCCGCCTGGCGCGAGAAGACGCTCGCGACGCCCCAGATGGCGCCGGCCCGCGCGTCGCTGACGATGAACGAAGCCAATCTGAAGACGCTGGTCGATGCCGGCGTGAAGGTCGGCTTCGGGACGGACAGCGGCGCCACGCCGGTGCGTGTCGCCGGGCTGGCCGAGCATCGCGAACTGATGTTGAGCGTTCAGGCCGGCCTCACCCCGATGCGCGCGATCACCATGGCGACACGCGATGCGGCCGCGCTGATGAATCTCAGCGATCGTGGCACGATCGCCC
- a CDS encoding NRAMP family divalent metal transporter → MGWLDELKRLGPGLVTGAADDDPSGIATYSQAGAQFGTGLLWTMLFAYPLMVAVQLASARIGRVTGNDLAGHLKEVMPRWLVYGLVLLLLLANTINIGADLAAMGEASALVVGRGHHVFTIGFALVTLGLQLTIPYRRYANILKWLTLVLLAYVALVFLVKVDWTAAATGLFIPRITRQQEIITVVAILGTTISPFLFFWQAAQEVEELDQVVARKPLRKARDQAEDALQRMRWDTFGGMAVSNIVALAIMLGTAATLHAAGKQDIQSAADAAKALQPVAGNLAFGIFSLGIIGTGLLAVPVLAGSSAYAVCGVGGYPASLECKPHQAKLFYAVIAFGILVGIVVDWLPISPMKALFWSAVANGVAAVPVLAGLMLVVSRRKIMGEFVASPMLKIFGWIATAVMTVAAIATIVFPD, encoded by the coding sequence ATGGGTTGGCTCGACGAATTGAAACGGCTTGGGCCGGGTCTCGTCACGGGTGCCGCGGATGACGATCCAAGTGGTATCGCCACCTATTCCCAAGCCGGCGCCCAGTTCGGGACCGGCCTGCTGTGGACGATGCTGTTCGCCTACCCGTTGATGGTGGCGGTCCAGCTCGCGAGCGCACGGATCGGGCGCGTCACGGGCAACGATCTCGCCGGGCATCTCAAGGAGGTCATGCCGCGCTGGCTGGTCTACGGGCTTGTATTGCTTCTGCTGCTCGCGAACACGATCAACATCGGCGCCGATCTCGCTGCGATGGGTGAGGCCTCCGCCCTCGTCGTCGGGCGGGGCCATCATGTCTTCACGATCGGGTTCGCGCTCGTAACGCTCGGCCTGCAACTGACTATTCCCTATCGCCGGTACGCGAATATTCTCAAATGGCTAACCCTGGTCCTGCTGGCCTATGTCGCGCTCGTCTTTCTCGTGAAGGTCGACTGGACCGCCGCCGCCACGGGTCTTTTCATTCCCCGCATCACCCGACAGCAGGAAATCATCACCGTCGTGGCCATCCTTGGCACGACGATCAGCCCTTTCCTCTTTTTCTGGCAGGCCGCTCAGGAGGTCGAGGAGCTCGATCAGGTCGTCGCGCGCAAACCGCTCCGAAAAGCGCGCGATCAGGCCGAGGACGCTCTTCAGCGCATGCGCTGGGACACGTTCGGCGGCATGGCGGTCTCGAATATTGTCGCCTTGGCGATCATGCTCGGGACGGCAGCGACGCTTCACGCTGCCGGAAAGCAGGACATCCAAAGCGCCGCCGATGCCGCCAAAGCGCTGCAACCGGTCGCGGGCAATCTCGCCTTCGGCATCTTTAGCCTCGGCATCATCGGCACCGGGTTGCTCGCGGTGCCGGTGCTTGCCGGATCCTCCGCTTATGCGGTGTGTGGCGTTGGCGGCTATCCGGCGAGCCTCGAATGCAAACCGCACCAAGCCAAGCTCTTCTATGCCGTGATCGCCTTCGGAATACTGGTCGGGATTGTCGTCGACTGGCTGCCGATCAGCCCGATGAAAGCGCTGTTCTGGAGTGCGGTCGCGAACGGAGTCGCGGCCGTCCCGGTTCTGGCCGGGCTCATGCTGGTTGTATCGCGCCGCAAGATCATGGGTGAGTTCGTCGCGTCGCCTATGCTCAAGATCTTTGGCTGGATCGCGACAGCGGTCATGACGGTTGCCGCAATTGCGACGATCGTTTTCCCGGATTGA